One genomic window of Bombus huntii isolate Logan2020A unplaced genomic scaffold, iyBomHunt1.1 ctg00000052.1, whole genome shotgun sequence includes the following:
- the LOC126875708 gene encoding uncharacterized protein LOC126875708 has translation MLSHRNLLLFIQTLSAPGSMDIRRGDRILVFLPLFHGYAFGMMNTAISCGAAVYIMGNFELETLLSSVEKYRITHIPLVPPVLVGLAKHPMVPNYDFSSVREIVSGAAPLPPDVSFSSKLPNVIRYNVIL, from the exons ATGTTGTCTCATCGAAATTTGTTACTTTTCATCCAAACTCTAag TGCCCCAGGATCAATGGATATTCGACGTGGAGACCGAATACTAGTTTTCTTGCCATTATTTCACGGTTATGCGTTCGGAATGATGAATACGGCAATAAGTTGCGGTGCAGCTGTGTACATAATGGGAAATTTCGAGTTAGAAACGTTACTCAGTTCCGTagaaaaatacagaattaCGCATATACCATTGGTCCCTCCAGTTTTAGTTGGTCTTGCGAAGCATCCAATGGTGCCAAATTACGATTTCAGCAGCGTGAGAGAGATCGTTTCCGGTGCGGCACCGCTTCCGCCGGATGTAAGTTTTTCGTCCAAACTAcccaacgtaatacgttataacgttattctataa
- the LOC126875673 gene encoding uncharacterized protein LOC126875673 produces the protein MQEVEPQAPPCTVTATGAKANSKRLAVSIENPRIVSDIRISDNVTISVAPKTRGDEEGDPFKPSRKIQRSPTIGGRPDIEVAEESVVYRNWIEISSRQDGGDSTYRKSYHKVKDVNMGKVCVMVDTLIGAIRMSCKIKLIPPLHLSGMCWLEYRCWVLSPG, from the exons ATGCAG GAGGTGGAACCCCAGGCACCCCCTTGTACAGTAACAGCGACTGGCGCAAAGGCGAATAGCAAGAGGTTGGCGGTTAGTATTGAAAACCCAAGGATAGTGTCGGACATCAGAATAAGTGACAACGTCACCATATCGGTTGCACCGAAGACTAGGGGAGACGAGGAAGGTGATCCCTTTAAGCCTAGTAGGAAAATTCAGAGGAGTCCCACGATTGGTGGTAGGCCCGATATTGAAGTAGCAGAAGAATCGGTGGTGTACCGAAACTGGATTGAAATTAGCTCAAGACAAGACGGAGGTGATTCTACTTACCGGAAATCGTATCACAAGGTCAAGGACGTCAATATGG GAAAGGTGTGTGTCATGGTTGATACCCTAATAGGAGCGATTAGgatgtcgtgtaaaattaag CTGATTCCTCCTCTTCATCTGAGTGGTATGTGTTGGTTGGAATATAGATGTTGGGTGTTGAGCCCAGGGTGA